The nucleotide sequence AAAACGATTGCTTCTAAATGTTCTTACCCATCCTTTTACATTAACTTTGGCACCTACTTCTCCGGATGCCAGCAAGTCTTTAATTTTAATTCTTTTCACTTGCGTGGTAGTTTAAATTTTCAACAATAAAAATGGCAAAAATCTTTGCCAATAAAAATGACCACAAATATATAAAGATTACTCAAGTTTAAGATGATTTCAAGGGATTTAATCCAGATCTGTGGTTAATATTTAATCTTTATAAAGTTATTTAAATTTAAATGATGATACATTGTCTACATTTTGGTCTATAAATTGATACTTTTCATTTAAAATTCATTCTAACACTGAAATATCATGACATTAAGAAACCTTCTTTTCCTTTCCCTACTTCTAAGTTTTGCCTCGTGTTCCAATGAGAAAAAAGCTTCTTCAGAAACTGAAGATTTTGAAGAAATTGATTTGGTTGAAGAAGACCTTAGTACTGTTGATTCAAAAAAATTACTTCTTGAAATAGATTCATTAAAGAATGCCGCTTTTGCATCTGAAAAAATGAAATTAAACTTCTCCAAACAGATTATTGAAGATTTAATTTTATCAGGCGTTGATCTGGATGCATCAAAAAGAAAAGCAGTAGAAGATGCAATTACACAAGCAAATGAAAAGCTTTACAATGATGCAACTTTAGGAGATAATGATAAAATGTTAGCATATGACCATAGCATTAATGATCTAATTTTTGCTTTGAAAGAATTAGAAGCCTCAGTAAATGGCTTTGAACAATACCCCCGCCCTGCCATGCTCATGGGTAGTATTAATGATGCGACATCACGAGACATTTTCACAAGAGGTTATTATAATGGAGCAGTCCAAAAGTGGAACCGTATGATTGTCGAGTATAACGATAAAGTAAAAAAAGAAAACCCTAACATAGAAATTATTGAAATCAGCTATTTCTATGGAGAGGAACCTATTTAATATATTGCCAACCTACTTATTTCAATGAGTAGGTTTATTTTTATACAATTATTTCATGACGTATTTTGAAATTTTTTATAGAATATACTTCAATCCAAAACTTATAAACAGACAACAATAGATACTGATGATTTTCCTGCTATTTTATATAAAAATAGAACCAGGAAACATGAGCAATAACCTAAAATTAAATCATCAGCATTTTGATAATCAACTGAAAAGAATCCAAGATACTATTGGTGGCACCCTATTAAATGAAAATCACTTGGCCGTAGATAATGACAACGTCACTGGCAACTTTTATTACCACACCAATGGCTATATGGATTTCGTCATAAACGATTTAAAAGTAAACCAGGACATTACCATTGAGTTCTTTCACCGAAATGACAAGGATTTCACCGCTCAATTCTTTGGAAACAACCTTCAATATCAAATTTCTGAAACAGAGTCTATTGAAATCTCTATTCCCAATGGCCTATTCATATTCAAAGACACTCAATCTATTGATATGAATTTCAAAAAAGGAGATATTGTACAGCAGGCTACTATATACTTTTCAAAAGATATTTTAAGAACTGAAACGATTGAGTACCTCAAGCAATTAGATAATTTTATATTTCATGAAGGAGATAGTAATCTACTAATGTGGAAGAAATCTATTTATGATACCGTTGTGATAGACCAGGACCTTAAGGAGGAGTGGTATGTATTAAAAATGACGGAATTGAATCTCTTATTTCAGAATCTTATCAGGAGAATCAATGCAAAGGAAGAAAAGAAAATATATACCGATTATGAATTAGACTGTGTATTTAAAATAAAAGATATTATCACTACAGATATAAAAAGTAAACCTGTTGTTTCTGAATTAGCACAAGAATACGGCATTAACTTAAATAAGCTTGAAAAAGTATTTAAACATCTATTCAAGGAAACTGTATACCAATTCTATAAAAAAGCACGTATTTATAAAGTTCAAGATGAAATAAAATCAACCAATAAAGCATTTACCGAAATTGCCTATGATTATGGATATACGGATGTAAACCATATGTCTAAAAACTTTAAGAAAACATTCGGTATTACACCAAGTCAATATAAAAGTGAGGGCTAAAAAAAATCGTTAGCAATACTTAGTATTACTAACGATGTATAGAATCCCGCAATAAATCTTATAAATTTTTCATCACAGGTAATAATACCTTCTCATTTCCATCAATATTATCAGGTACTTTTAGTGATAATATCTTTGCAATGGTTGGATACACATTCACATTTTCAAATGGTTCAATGGATACATTTTCTTTAAAGTGATCCCCTGCCGCATAAAATATGGCATGCATATTCTTGACTTTATAAGGATTGAAACCATGCATACCATTACTTACTCCACCTCTTAAATTTTTAAAAGTTTTTGGTGGAACTGCTTCACAGAAAATTGCGGGTATTCGTACACCTTTAGAATAATGTAACTGATTTGGAGCGGAATCTTTTTTATAAACAACAAAGCCTTTGTCCTCTTGTTTTTTTAGTTCCTGATACGTTTTCTCAATATCAGCTCCCTCTTTTGCATATAACAGGTATTGAACCCCTCCTCCATTTACACATTCAAAATCTTTGAAACGACCAAGGCTTTCTAAAATGATCGCATCATCTACAGCGACTTGTTCCATTCCATGGTCTGATACAATAATTAAATCTATAGGTTCTTTATACGACTTAACAATATCATATAATTGACCAATGACAGTATCTATATACTCTACTGCTTCTTTTGTTTCGTTTGCATCAGGCCCAAATACATGACCTTGAGTATCCACCAATGAAAAGTAAGTAGTAATTAATGTTGGGCGAATAGATTGATCCATATCCAACCACTTTTTAATCTGCTCTACCCTTTCTAAATAAGGTGTTGGCTTATTGTATTTATAATAATAAGTAGGCCGCATTCCTTCTACTCTGGCATCTGAAACTGGCCAGTAAAATGATGCTGCTTTTTGTCCTTGTTGTTCCGCTAAATTCCAAATTGGTGTTCCTTTAAACCACGAACCATCTTTTTTCCCAACACCAATGCTATAATGCTGATTACGCTCAGGGTCAAAGAAGTTATTATGAACTAAACCATTGTTTTGTGGGTACATACCTGTTGCAATAGCATAATGATTAGGAAAAGTTTTACTCGGATAGGATGGTATCATCGATTTCGCTTTTACACCCTCTTTGGCTATTCTATCTAGATTCGGAGTATTGTATTTATCTGCATAGTCAAATCTAAACCCATCAATAGATACCATAATAACGGTATTCTTTTTTTGATTCTGATATGATTGATCTTGACAACTAGAAAGAAATTGAATTGGTATTAAGACT is from Flammeovirga agarivorans and encodes:
- a CDS encoding helix-turn-helix transcriptional regulator, with protein sequence MSNNLKLNHQHFDNQLKRIQDTIGGTLLNENHLAVDNDNVTGNFYYHTNGYMDFVINDLKVNQDITIEFFHRNDKDFTAQFFGNNLQYQISETESIEISIPNGLFIFKDTQSIDMNFKKGDIVQQATIYFSKDILRTETIEYLKQLDNFIFHEGDSNLLMWKKSIYDTVVIDQDLKEEWYVLKMTELNLLFQNLIRRINAKEEKKIYTDYELDCVFKIKDIITTDIKSKPVVSELAQEYGINLNKLEKVFKHLFKETVYQFYKKARIYKVQDEIKSTNKAFTEIAYDYGYTDVNHMSKNFKKTFGITPSQYKSEG
- a CDS encoding alkaline phosphatase family protein; the encoded protein is MKKLLYLLVLIPIQFLSSCQDQSYQNQKKNTVIMVSIDGFRFDYADKYNTPNLDRIAKEGVKAKSMIPSYPSKTFPNHYAIATGMYPQNNGLVHNNFFDPERNQHYSIGVGKKDGSWFKGTPIWNLAEQQGQKAASFYWPVSDARVEGMRPTYYYKYNKPTPYLERVEQIKKWLDMDQSIRPTLITTYFSLVDTQGHVFGPDANETKEAVEYIDTVIGQLYDIVKSYKEPIDLIIVSDHGMEQVAVDDAIILESLGRFKDFECVNGGGVQYLLYAKEGADIEKTYQELKKQEDKGFVVYKKDSAPNQLHYSKGVRIPAIFCEAVPPKTFKNLRGGVSNGMHGFNPYKVKNMHAIFYAAGDHFKENVSIEPFENVNVYPTIAKILSLKVPDNIDGNEKVLLPVMKNL